The Fortiea contorta PCC 7126 genome has a segment encoding these proteins:
- a CDS encoding iron-sulfur cluster assembly accessory protein, producing the protein MTQVTAPQQSGIMLSETALNQVKSLRDKQGKDFCLRVGVRQGGCSGMSYMMDFEDTSKISPQDEVFDYDGFKIVCDRKSLLYLYGLMLDYSDAMIGGGFQFTNPNANQTCGCGKSFGV; encoded by the coding sequence ATGACACAAGTAACTGCGCCTCAACAGAGCGGAATTATGTTGAGCGAAACCGCACTAAACCAAGTCAAATCCCTCCGGGACAAACAAGGTAAAGACTTTTGTTTAAGGGTAGGAGTGCGACAAGGCGGCTGCTCTGGGATGTCTTACATGATGGACTTTGAAGATACCAGCAAGATCAGTCCTCAGGACGAAGTTTTTGACTACGACGGGTTTAAAATCGTTTGCGATCGCAAAAGCTTGTTATACCTCTATGGTTTAATGCTCGATTATAGCGATGCCATGATTGGTGGCGGTTTTCAATTCACTAATCCTAACGCTAATCAAACCTGCGGTTGCGGGAAGTCATTTGGGGTGTAA
- a CDS encoding TIGR01777 family oxidoreductase, translated as MKVAVTGATGFVGSRLVERLHQEGHRVLVLTRNTASAQRVFPSESFTNVEILAYTPTVSGSWQDAIALCDAVVNLAGEPIAEERWTPAHQQEILNSRQLGTQKIVEAIVKANPKPSVLINASAIGYYGTSETATFDENSHAGNDFLAQVCQAWEAEAAKVKDAGVRLVIFRLGIVLGLGGALGKMITPFKLFAGGPIGSGRQWFSWIHLDDLVNLILQALTKSEIEGVYNGTAPHPVRMADLAQAMGQVMGRPSWLPVPAFALEALLGDGAKVVLEGQQVIPKRTLESGFEYQYPQLLSALKEILK; from the coding sequence ATGAAAGTAGCAGTTACAGGAGCAACAGGATTTGTCGGTAGTCGTCTAGTCGAACGACTCCACCAAGAAGGTCATAGAGTGTTGGTATTAACTCGTAACACCGCCTCAGCCCAGAGAGTTTTTCCCTCCGAGTCCTTCACAAATGTAGAAATTTTGGCTTATACACCGACTGTATCGGGTTCTTGGCAAGATGCGATCGCTCTTTGTGATGCTGTAGTCAATTTAGCGGGAGAACCCATCGCTGAGGAACGCTGGACACCAGCACATCAGCAGGAAATTCTCAATAGTCGTCAGCTAGGTACACAAAAAATCGTCGAAGCCATAGTTAAGGCCAATCCTAAACCGAGTGTGTTAATTAATGCTTCGGCAATTGGCTACTACGGCACCAGTGAAACAGCCACCTTTGATGAAAATAGCCATGCTGGCAACGATTTTCTCGCCCAAGTCTGTCAAGCTTGGGAAGCGGAAGCAGCAAAAGTTAAAGATGCTGGTGTCCGATTGGTGATTTTCCGCTTGGGTATTGTCCTCGGTTTGGGTGGGGCTTTAGGTAAAATGATTACTCCATTCAAACTCTTTGCTGGTGGGCCTATTGGTAGCGGTCGCCAGTGGTTTTCTTGGATTCATTTAGACGATTTGGTCAATCTGATTCTGCAAGCTTTAACCAAATCAGAAATTGAAGGGGTATACAATGGTACCGCCCCTCACCCCGTTCGCATGGCAGATTTAGCGCAAGCAATGGGACAAGTTATGGGTCGCCCTTCTTGGCTACCAGTTCCGGCGTTCGCTTTGGAAGCCCTCTTAGGAGACGGAGCCAAAGTAGTCTTAGAAGGTCAACAAGTCATCCCCAAGCGGACTTTGGAATCAGGGTTTGAGTACCAATATCCGCAATTGCTATCAGCACTCAAGGAAATTTTGAAATAG
- a CDS encoding DUF6930 domain-containing protein: MTSFNRSTSRRLKKLTQIPSVWEGDRRPLSSSQKSIEDLEAKGDCILWVDGSQGIVRGMDVVSSETGPEAVVRTLMRAMEHPHSPAKPARPQRIVVRDREIQFYLRGVLQDLDIAIDYLPELPLIDELFRSFSDILDSQIPDLPPQYAQSLREKAYAIWQAAPWEFLEEQQILSIEINKWDVGTLYASVMGMLGMEYGILLYRSEDSLKQFRAAVLRNEESEGRLEEAFLKQDCLFLTFEEPDQFDRNTSHLLDLPLGELDPTFGNIHPLEGLRSVLYDEEALIVFVALESLSRFIRDHRRQLYTNSFPQVSRRYRISLPHLVEEASKSVSVTVSTMPQLAAELEEMVGAGDQEAAIDPSNPMFRSLRDDLIPEDSFLSLGVVSWEMLEYLHQGVTYHQIGDMRKVGDGLPVILIQTSRPKAKTVIENIEASGGLKAICFNPGADSFDDGDSYDLGLLQTQNGELFLFGEFLDNDPTHIEARKKWNQRCKNTQGHCGLIIAKGLTGAARGNPQLRDMMAVFEARSLSPKDLGIGTLQLIPQLQFE; encoded by the coding sequence ATGACCAGTTTTAATCGCTCTACCAGTCGTCGGTTGAAGAAATTAACTCAAATTCCTTCTGTGTGGGAAGGCGATCGTCGTCCATTGTCGTCGTCACAAAAGAGCATTGAGGATTTGGAGGCTAAGGGCGATTGTATTCTTTGGGTGGATGGCTCCCAAGGGATTGTTCGCGGAATGGATGTAGTCAGCTCAGAAACTGGGCCCGAAGCAGTTGTCCGTACCTTAATGCGAGCCATGGAGCATCCCCACAGTCCTGCTAAACCAGCCAGGCCCCAAAGAATTGTCGTGCGCGATCGCGAAATCCAATTTTATTTACGCGGTGTCTTACAAGACTTGGATATTGCTATTGACTATTTACCAGAATTGCCTTTAATTGACGAGTTGTTCCGCTCTTTTTCCGACATTCTTGATAGCCAAATTCCCGATTTACCGCCACAATATGCCCAAAGTTTGCGAGAAAAAGCCTATGCTATTTGGCAAGCAGCACCATGGGAATTTTTAGAGGAACAGCAAATTTTATCTATAGAAATTAATAAATGGGATGTGGGTACACTCTATGCTTCAGTCATGGGAATGCTGGGGATGGAATATGGAATTTTGTTATATCGTTCTGAAGATTCCCTCAAACAGTTTCGCGCTGCAGTTTTAAGAAATGAGGAATCAGAAGGACGTTTAGAAGAAGCTTTCTTGAAACAAGATTGCTTGTTTTTGACTTTTGAAGAACCAGACCAATTTGATAGAAATACCAGCCATTTACTCGATCTACCCCTAGGAGAACTTGACCCAACTTTTGGTAATATCCACCCTTTAGAAGGACTCAGGTCTGTTTTATATGATGAAGAAGCGCTAATAGTTTTTGTAGCTTTGGAAAGCCTCAGTCGTTTTATCCGCGATCACCGTCGCCAACTTTATACAAATTCTTTCCCCCAAGTCAGCCGTCGCTATCGTATTTCTCTCCCCCATTTAGTAGAAGAAGCTTCTAAATCAGTATCTGTGACTGTTTCTACTATGCCGCAATTAGCAGCGGAATTAGAAGAAATGGTAGGCGCAGGCGACCAAGAAGCAGCTATTGATCCATCAAATCCGATGTTTCGCTCTTTGCGAGATGATTTGATTCCGGAAGATTCGTTTCTCAGCTTGGGAGTAGTTTCTTGGGAAATGCTAGAATACCTCCACCAAGGAGTTACCTATCATCAAATTGGTGATATGAGAAAAGTCGGTGACGGATTGCCTGTAATTTTAATTCAAACTTCCCGTCCCAAGGCTAAAACTGTAATTGAAAATATCGAGGCTTCTGGCGGATTGAAAGCTATTTGTTTTAATCCTGGAGCCGATTCTTTTGATGATGGTGATAGCTATGATTTGGGTTTATTGCAAACTCAAAATGGTGAGTTATTCTTATTTGGTGAGTTTCTAGATAATGATCCCACCCATATAGAAGCACGCAAAAAATGGAATCAGCGTTGTAAAAATACTCAGGGCCACTGCGGTTTGATTATCGCTAAAGGACTAACGGGGGCTGCGAGGGGAAATCCCCAACTGCGCGACATGATGGCTGTATTTGAAGCGCGATCGCTCTCACCCAAGGATTTAGGTATCGGTACTCTCCAGCTGATTCCTCAGTTGCAATTTGAATAA
- a CDS encoding FHA domain-containing protein, which yields MAGKDIQHISINHSASDHSKNTSMAADTNESHLLIIEDDQGRKEFPLEEPVYSIGRDRDCNIRLASQFVSRRHATLVRLPREHNSHSYYYRIVDGDAKGKPSANGLMVNGRKMPNHDLRNEDEIVFGPQVRAIYYLLRNTQRPGQTDSSEYDITLINPGMTEDLED from the coding sequence ATGGCCGGAAAAGATATTCAACACATCTCAATTAATCACAGTGCAAGCGATCATAGCAAAAATACATCAATGGCAGCAGACACTAATGAAAGCCATCTACTAATTATTGAAGATGATCAAGGTCGTAAAGAATTTCCTCTAGAAGAACCTGTTTATTCCATCGGTAGAGATAGAGACTGTAATATCCGCTTGGCGTCACAATTTGTCTCTCGTCGCCATGCCACGTTAGTGAGATTGCCGCGAGAGCATAATAGTCATAGCTACTATTATCGAATTGTTGATGGCGACGCCAAAGGTAAACCCAGCGCCAACGGTTTGATGGTTAACGGGCGCAAAATGCCCAACCACGATCTGAGAAATGAAGACGAGATCGTTTTTGGCCCTCAGGTACGTGCCATCTATTATCTATTGAGAAATACTCAACGACCAGGGCAAACTGATTCTAGTGAATATGATATTACACTGATAAATCCAGGTATGACTGAGGATCTAGAAGACTAA
- a CDS encoding tetratricopeptide repeat protein produces the protein MTQTVESLFDTGLERYKAGDAVADLIPVFKEVCDRAPKSSPAWTCLAWLYLLDNKANFAYKAAQKAVKLNPQDPQARVNLAIAMLETGQKGLREHVDFAQQLIFVNPDWRDEILNSIEDGLSRKPDWQSLVKIKGWLFNE, from the coding sequence ATGACTCAAACAGTAGAATCCCTGTTTGATACAGGTTTAGAACGCTATAAAGCAGGAGATGCTGTTGCTGATTTAATTCCTGTATTTAAAGAAGTTTGCGATCGTGCTCCCAAAAGCAGTCCCGCTTGGACTTGTTTAGCTTGGTTGTATCTACTCGACAATAAAGCCAACTTTGCTTATAAAGCAGCCCAAAAGGCAGTCAAGTTAAATCCTCAAGACCCGCAAGCTAGAGTGAATTTAGCCATCGCTATGCTAGAAACTGGTCAGAAAGGTCTGCGAGAACATGTAGATTTTGCCCAACAGTTAATTTTTGTCAACCCAGATTGGCGAGATGAAATCCTCAACAGCATCGAAGACGGTTTAAGCAGAAAACCAGATTGGCAAAGTTTAGTCAAGATCAAAGGTTGGTTGTTTAATGAATAG